The genomic window ctatctatctatctatctatctatctatctatctatctatcaaacaAGATAGAGATCATTTACTCTTCCTATCTACTTTATAAGAAACACTTGTACACACGTATTGTGCTGCTTGCATCatgattaaaatgaatgtgcagatgttcctaataaagtgaccagtgAATCTATGtctatataaaatgaatgaGCAATTTGACAAAGCTATTTACATGAAAAAAGCAAAACTTAGTTACTTTCGGCTTTTGTAGTTTGCTCCACTACAAACATCTTTTGAACGGACGTCAAGCCTTCTGAAATCTTTAAttataagagaaaagaaaagaaataagccgaagaagaagaaaagccaCAAGTGTTTTTTACCTTCCTCGCTTTTCTACTTGACTGGATTTGTACAAGCACCTGATTTAAAGTGCTAGGTCTGACTCTACTTATccagaccaaacacacacaatgactcaGCAGACAATAACTTCCACTCAACTAAATCTTAGCTTATCTCTCAGATGCCATAAATTCCATTTCTGCGTTACTGCTGTTCAGACATTgtgactaaacaaaaacaatatgcTTTGTGTACGTGAGGAAAAGGCAAACATTGTTGGTGTGTATATGTAGTTACTGTACACAAGACACTTTGCTGAGAGAATAAAACTTTTACCTTACACACTATCACATCAGTGTCCATCCTCATGTAGTTCCTTTACATGCATCTCTAGACTAAACAGTGGGGTTCAAGACATCATATAAGAGAACAGGAGACTTCTCTATCTGATTAAATATGGAGCTATTCTTTAGTAACACCATATTACAGCGGGGCATCTTCAcagaaagtaaagtttttagTAGTGAGTATCTCAGTTCAGGTtctacacacacagcatacagaaataaataaaatagggtGTCGTTCTAACATCGACCACGAGACGGCGTTGAAGATCACAATCTGTaaaaacactgtactgtacattcaatTCATTTCGATACAAATCATTTGTATTGtgtaattttaaagtttaaaattaaattaatatttatctgGATACAGGCCATATATCAggtttatacattatacatttctttatagaatttatgtatttttctcagatctttttttttttttttttttttttttaaatattttatatatataatattaactaGAAATGTTAGAAAATTATTTCCAATCAGGGACAAAATTAAACTGGGATAAATCATTCTAACacatgttttataaatattgtatttctCTGCAGTACTATATAGtagtagaaataaataaaataaaataataataataataataataataataataataataataataaataaaaaactcttAGAAAGATCCATTgtaaggacaaaagacaaacaataaaCCACCagaattaagtaaaaaaacaaacaaaaatatttaagatattttatcaatctaaaaaaaaaaaaatcaaatatcacTATTTTTGAGGTATTTTAGAGATTTAACTTAAAatcatggttttattttttccccccataaagtattaaaatgtttttttttttttaatgagctgCATCTAAGAAGAAAGTAAGTGCATGTTGATCACGTCGTACCTGACGTCATGACGTCACCACCTGTGACACCTGCGGGATTCAGTTGCTTGGCAGAGGAGCGCTATGGCAACCGCTtcaatccaaacacacacacacacacacacacacacgcgcgcactcacacacacgcacgcacgcacgcacgcacacacacacacacacacacacacgcacgcactcacgcacgcgcgcgcgcacacacacacacacacacacacacacacagcgcgagACGACCCTACAGCGATGGAGAAACTGGTGACACCGGAGCCGCACTACATCCCGGGGTCAGTACCGAGCTGAGATCTGagacacaacacaaaaactttATACGGATTTGTGCTGAAATCTTTTGCCAATCAACTTTGTTTCAACTACGTATGTTTACCAAGACTATAAATTTGGACCAAATCCGAAAGtaaagctttctttcttttctttcaaatgaaaatatgaacctaagtgaataacattgtactttttctcatttattcatGCAAGAATCTATTAGAActgatttatacatttttgcatttaattctATTCAACAAAAATGAAGTTTAAAACTGGTGCTTGGTCTCAAAGGTAATGTGATTGACTGTAACCAAGAGCAACAGCAGTAAAGCAACAACAACATatctaaacatttattattattattattattattattattattattattaatgttattattattattattactgttattattattattattataaataattttattttttattatttatttttattatttattattattaataaataataatattattaattaatattaatattattagtattataggGGCAGAtcctttaagatttttttttgtttatagtttttgtaaacacacacacacacacacacacacacacacacacacacacacacacacacacacacatgcacacacacacaagacaaagcCAACCTCTGTTGTGTGATATAGGCGCCTAAAAGCACAatattcttcatttaaaaataattttagagAATATAAAATGTGCTCgttgcattaatatttaagaaaaagaaattccAGGAAGTTGACCAAAGGCTTGGTCTGGCagtgtgatagatagataataataaataaaataatacaaatcaaGGAAAATATTGGACAAGAAAGATTAAGTCAATAGTAATAAAATGGCATCATTACTGTAATTAAATATTGTCAGAATTTAGAGCATGTTTTACACCaaagtgctgctgaattcttaattctgattggtcagaaggtgttggttaattttctttaacagcagcactgaggcaggcaggcaggcaacaacaacaacaccaataataacaataataacaataacaacaacaacaacaacaacaacaacaacaacaacaataataataataataataataataataataataataataataataataataaacctccCTCCATCCcatgggtgccaatacttttaatcactgcctataggtttttttttatatcattttataaagTTCAGATCACATCAGAAGAGAAatctacttttttcttttatttttgtactttatttattcCTCATTGCTATAATAACACAGTGATGTGGTTATGATGCAGCTATGCAGGTTACTGTCCACAGCTGAAATATCACATGGGGAAGCCATACAGTCAGCTCACGGCTCATCTCCTGACCTCCCCGGAGATTTCACACTCCCCGAGACTGGTGCTGAGTTCAGGATTGTCACCGTCTGCAGAAAGAGACACGGGGGCGAGGGAGGAGATCTGGAGGAGGGgaacaagacagtgcaaaacGCCTCAGAGAATGATACCAGGCTACACAGGTTCGAACTTTTACAGCTGTCCATATCACTggaattttctttttaagttataatgtgttattaGCGGTTATAGCCTGACTAAATTCTAATAATATTTAACAAGTTTCAAACTAGTAGAAATGTTCTAGATGAGAAAAATCGTGGGTTATAACAGTTTTAAAATTGTCAGCAAGTTTAAATGGTTATTATAGGTTATAACATGTTATAACAATCATACTTCACAATTAAAGTTTTTagcttaatttatttattataggtTATAACAATGACAGGTTAGTATAGCAAGTGTTAATGCTTGCTATAAATGCTGATATATTATAACATGTTATAGATATATAACATGCTATAACGTTGTAACAGTGAAAGTTTGTAAAATGGTGTTTCTATGTTAATGCATTGATCAAAATTTACAacagtttttaaaatgtgttatatgttttaatatatcaCACCTTTAGGTCTTATCACTGGTCATTATAATATGCTATAACATGCTATAACAGTCAACTGACTTTAAATTACATTTGTAGGTTATAGcacatattattttttacatttcattataTGTACAGTAACATGCTATAACATGTTATAACAGTTATTGTTTGCAAAATTGTATTAAGCTTATGGGATTTGTCATAGGTTATAACAGTTCAAAGAATTAATGATAGgctataatgtgttataacacAAAGTTTTCCAAATGATGTTTATTGTGAATGTGTTAATCATAGGTTATAACTGCTTGAAATGATGCATTTAATAACATGTTACTCTGGGTTATAACATGTTATAACAGCTATCATGACCTATGACAGTTCGAAACAtaccacatgtacagtatgtttttatatttttgagcTTTTCAAATATCAGGGTATAACACTCAAAGGTGGATGTACAGGTTTTATTTTGCACTAAAACTAAACGCTGTGTTCTTCATGCCAAGGTTTCATCCCCAGAATTCAGAATTATTTCTCAAAGACGTACGCAGAGACGTGTCGAGAAGCAATTAGTGAATTTGATTCAGATCAGAAGGTGAGAATTCGGCCAGCTACAGCCGACAAACTACCTGCGGTCGAACGAGCATTTCCAGACatcaaggtaacacacacacaaacagttttaCGTAACCCTTTTCACCCCTAAGTCACCCTTGCCCCAGGATCCCAGTGTTGAGTCGTTGGTGTTTAATTATAAATGGAGCCGAGATCGAGTATCAGAGTCAGTCGGTGTAGTGTAGTCTTTACTCAGGACACTGTGAGACTCCCACACAGCTTCCAATCTGTGGATCCACACTCAGATAGACAAttatagatacacacacacacatgcacacactccgacacacactttgacacacactctgacacacactctggcacacactctaatacacacaGTCAGATAGACAATCAGATACACTTTCAGACAAACAGTCAGACAAttatagatacacacacactctgacactcactctgacacacactctaatacacacaGTTAGATAGACAATTGGatacactctcagacacacactcagacagacaatTATATTGACAATAagatacacacacctatacaatCCGATTCACAGATACACTCAGATACACTCTTGAACACACAATCAGACAtagtctcagacacacacacagatacatacacagatacacaatcagacacactcagacacacacagatactgtacagtacatacacagatacacaatcaGACACTGTCTCAGACACACAAtctaacacacactttcagacacactctcagacactcacacggacacacactcagataaacATTCTTATACACAATcagatacacactcagacactgtctcagacacactttcagacacatactcagacacactctcagacacacacagacacacactcagataaacatacatatacacacttatatacacaatcagacacacactctcagacacactcagTTTTACAGCAAAACAGTGCTAATTTACCTCTGTTaccatgctaatgctaatatcCCCACCACTACTACTAACCCTTACGGTGTTGTGTTTGTAATGAACTGCAACAGAAGTTGAATCCTTCTTATAATTATATAAGGGTTAAATAGTGTTGTTCTCTTAGTCTTGTCGCACTAAAACAGCAAAGTTCAGACAAATACATTTCAGCTAATCGACTTTAAACAAACTTCAGCCACGGAAACTGAACACTCCTTTGGTGGCCATCTCTAAAGAAGCAATTCCCTATAAATCCCTGGACTACTGGAGACCCCTGGACTCTCCATATTCGATGGACGACAGCAACCCGCACAAGTACTTCATTTCAGGCGAGACACACAAACTTTTCTCAGGACATAATGACAATACAGTCACAGTTTACAGTTTTTATCTCTGTGCTGCTAATACAGTtacttatttcttcttcttcttcttcttcttcttctatatttatttctttttctctctcttctgtttccacgCTTCTGTATAgtttctttgagacaatgggaaattgttaaaagcgctatacaaataaattgaattgaatttaattgaattgaattgaattgaagtagggggcacagtggcttagtggttagcatgttcgcctcacacctccagggttggggttcgattcccacctccaccttgtgtgtgtggagtttgcatgttctccccgtgcctcgggggtttcctccgggtactccggtttcctcccccagtccaaagacatgcatggtaggttgattggcatctctggaaaattgtccgtagtgtgtgattgcgtgagtgaatgagagtgtgtgtgtgtgccctgcgatgggttggcactccgtccagggtgtatcctgccttgatgcccgatgacgcctgagataggcacaggctccccgtggcccgaggtagttctgataagcggtagaaaatgaatgaatgaatgaatgaatgaattgaagtagtttaagtttttgtttcttttaattgtgacgattttggctcacatttaacaaaaacccaccaaacCCACcatctcaaaaaattagaatacttcataagaccaataaaaaaacatttttagtgaattgttggtctagtatgttcatttactgtatgtgtactcaatacttggtagTGGCTCCTTTTGcattactgcctcaattcggAGTGGcttggaggtgatcagtctgtggcactgctgaggtggtgtggaagcccaggtttctttgacagtggcattcagctcatctgcattttttggtctcttgtttctcattttcctctatTTTCCACATAGAATCTCTATGGGCTATTgtcaggtctggtgagtttgctggccagtcatgcacaccaacaccatggtcatttaaccagccttttgtgcttttggcagtgtgggcaggtgccaaatcctgctggaaattgaaatctttaaaaagctggtcagcagaaggaagcatgaagtgctctaaaatttcttggtaaactagtgcagtgactttggttttcaaaaaacacagtgaaccaacaccagcagatgatattgcaccccaaatcatcacagactgtggaaacttaacactggacatgaagcaacttgggctatgagcttctccaacCTTCTTCCAGACTCTatgaccttggtttccaaataaaatacaaaacttgctctcagctgaaaagaggactttggaccactgggcaacagtccagttcttcttctccttagcccagctaagatGCCTCTGGTTTAGGTGTGGCTTAACAAAAGGAATACTACAACTGTtgccaaattccttgacacgtctgtgtgtggtggctcttgatgccttgaccccagcctcagttcattccttgtgaagttcacccaaattcttgaatcgattttgctttagaagcctctcaaggctgtggatctctcggttggttgtgcatgtttttcttccacactttttccttccactcaatGTTCTGTTaccatgcttggatacagctcTCTGTGACCAGCTTCTTTGGCattgaatgtttgtggcttaccctctttgtgaagggtgtcaatgattgtcttatGGACAACtctcagatcagcagtcttccccatgattgtggagcctagtgaaccaaattgagagaccaatttgatggctcaggaaacctttgcaggtgttttgagttgattagctgattgggaTTACatcatattctaattttttgagattGTGAATTGGTGgcggggggtacggtggcttagtggttagcacgttcgcctcacacctccagggttgggggttcgattcccgcctccgccttgtgtgtgtggagtttgcatgttctccccgtgcctcaggggtttcctccgggtactccggtttcctcccccagtccaaagacatgcatggttggttgattggcatctctggaaaattgtccgtagtgtgtgattgtgtgagtgaatgagagtgtgtgtgtgccctgcgatgggttggcactccatccagggtgtatcctgccttaatgcccgatgacgcctgagataggaacaggctccccgtgacccgaggtagttcggataagcggtagaaaataagtgagagagagtgagtgaattggtggctttttgttaaatgtgagccaaaatcatcacaattaaaagaaccaaatacttaaactactTCGGTCtgtttgtactgaatttatataatatacaagtttcactatttaagttttattactgaaaaaaatgaacttttccacgacattctaatttattgagatgcacctgtacagtatatttctgtaaagctgctttacaaCAGTGTTATACAtgtaaaattgaactgaattaatttGAACTGTTAGCATAGTATATTTGCTGTCTCTTGGACTAACAgctgatattaaaaaaacaacataaatgtaTTGAGCATAGCTATTAAAATCCTTTTAAACCTATAATTTTAGAATTAGGAATTGataagtaaaatataaacacagagttttTTTCTAAATGGTATTTACTGAGGTATTGAGTCATAAGCAGTAACCTTTAACGACTTTACTTCGGTGTGTTTGCAGGGTTTGCTGGATACGTCCCCAGAGCCAGGTACCTGATGGGTTCCAGCTTTCCCATCACCACCAATAAGGCGCTTATCCAGTTTGGCAAGCAGATGAAGGCGAGTCACAGTGCGCTCGGCctgacaagagagagagatgacaatCTGGTCTCAGCACCCATCATCTACCCCACACACCGTGGCCTGCTGCCCCGCTACACTGGACATGTACCAGGTACCAGCTGCTTTttaacatgattattattattatcagacaTCAGGCAGGTTTAGTTTGaacctttacaaaaaaaatctaataaaatacacgtgaataaataataaaataatgatgtgaTTTcatatgtttttacatttttagatttgattttcacaactgaataataatttttacacaaatttattttaaaatattcattattttcacatgaatttttcacacaattttttaccTGATTTTCACTTACtccctttatttttatatattttgcatgattttcttttactttatttttatttacttttttgtaaaatttaatttttcttttcagatttatttttctttgcatttatttattttcatttttctgaaaaaaattctcaaaTTGATAATTCTTTTTCATGACTTTACATATTGCCTTGATTTCATGTATTTACTTAAGATCTTGTGTGTAGTTTCAGGGCACAACATGACAACAAGCACttcacatgtttttttaaatgtgaccAAGATATGTCACTGATGTCATCATGTGTTTTCAACATCACCTTTGTGATGTTTCTGTACTGAAGCTGCATTTCTAGCGTACGGTCGGTTATATTCAGCTGATCTGACATGTCGCCATGCCAACAGGATACAAGTTTCGATACGGACAGACGTTCGGGCAGCTTACCAGCAACTCTCTGGATGTGAGCGGCACACGCAGGAAGATCGACACTGAGTGAGGGATGACTCATAGAGCTTTAGATGGACCCCAGCAGCTGGTCTAATCACCAGCACACAGGAAAAATATCACGAGAATCAAAAATATGATTaagataaaaggaaaaaatgcaGCATGGAGATAATTTATggaggtgtttttattttttattttttgcacatgGAACTATTCCAACAGTTATGCTACGTTCACACGGCAGCTAGATATCCTAATTATAGTCTTATAATGAGATCTGTAATTCCACGACGCTGAACATACCAACAGTTCTTTCAGACAGCTCTGTAACtggctgtaatgtacagtataggcTTGGGAATTTTTATAAGAATAACGCAGATCATC from Tachysurus vachellii isolate PV-2020 chromosome 20, HZAU_Pvac_v1, whole genome shotgun sequence includes these protein-coding regions:
- the cimip2b gene encoding ciliary microtubule inner protein 2B, which gives rise to MEKLVTPEPHYIPGYAGYCPQLKYHMGKPYSQLTAHLLTSPEISHSPRLVLSSGLSPSAERDTGAREEIWRRGTRQCKTPQRMIPGYTGFIPRIQNYFSKTYAETCREAISEFDSDQKVRIRPATADKLPAVERAFPDIKPRKLNTPLVAISKEAIPYKSLDYWRPLDSPYSMDDSNPHKYFISGFAGYVPRARYLMGSSFPITTNKALIQFGKQMKASHSALGLTRERDDNLVSAPIIYPTHRGLLPRYTGHVPGYKFRYGQTFGQLTSNSLDVSGTRRKIDTE